The Podospora pseudopauciseta strain CBS 411.78 chromosome 2 map unlocalized CBS411.78m_2, whole genome shotgun sequence genome has a window encoding:
- a CDS encoding uncharacterized protein (CAZy:AA7; COG:C; EggNog:ENOG503NXN6), whose product MKSIFLAAGLLAAGTLAQDDSILGLDPNSATFSLESFLFGPRCKCFPGDSCWPSTNEWNNFNQTVGGKLIATVPLAQACHDPNYDPVRCQQLRDGWQMPDIHMNDSASIMAPFFANQSCDPFTAQGKPCTLGNYVRYAVAAETAQDIIATINFARRKNIRFVVRNTGHDYLARSTGAGALSVWTHKMKSIEWKNYNDKYYKGTAVKIGAGVQGFDLLNEGLKVNQIVVGGECPTVGPAGGYTQGGGHSALSTSFGLSADNTLEWEVVTASGQLLTASRTRNSDLYWALSGGGPGNYGVVVSVTLKTFPDSYVGGATVSFFAANNPTETFYKGIDAFHAALPAMVDAGTMVVYYFTSNFFMIAPVTAYNKTAAQVEAIMAPFLANLTSLGVNFNAAYSQSVNYYDHYDQYFGPLPIGAIQIGIAQYGGRLIPRDTFTKTPTKLSQTSRYIAEKGVTFIGVGTDVSSFGRNSANAVLPAWRKTLVHATLTTDWSFDPAKWNDMIANQKLMTEDIMPAIESITPNSGAYMNEADFQQPRFQREFFGTNYARLMAIKLRYDPEGFFYARNAVGSERWKVNEQTDGRMCKASIWW is encoded by the exons atgaAGTCCATCTTCCTTGCCGCTGGCCTCTTGGCTGCCGGCACCTTGGCCCAGGACGACAGCATCCTCGGCCTGGACCCCAACTCGGCCACCTTTTCTCTGGAatccttcctcttcggccCTCGGTGCAAGTGCTTCCCAGGCGACTCGTGCTGGCCCTCTACCAACGAGTGGAACAACTTCAACCAGACCGTCGGTGGAAAGCTGATCGCCACGGTCCCACTCGCCCAGGCCTGCCATGATCCCAACTACGACCCCGTCAGATGTCAACAATTGCGTGATGGCTGGCAGATGCCCGACATTCA CATGAATGACTCGGCTTCCATCATGGCCCCTTTCTTTGCCAACCAGAGCTGTGACCCCTTCACTGCTCAGGGCAAGCCGTGCACACTGGGCAACTATGTCAGATATGCAGTCGCTGCTGAGACTGCTCAGGACATCATTGCTACCATCAACTTTGCCAGGAGAAAGAACATCCGCTTCGTCGTCCGCAACACTGGTCATGACTACCTTGCCCGGTCTACCGGTGCCGGTGCTCTGTCTGTCTGGACCCACAAGATGAAGAGCATTGAGTGGAAGAACTACAATGACAAGTACTACAAGGGTACTGCCGTCAAGATCGGAGCCGGTGTCCAAGGCTTTGACCTCCTCAACGAAGGCCTCAAGGTCAACCAGATCGTTGTCGGTGGTGAATGTCCTACTGTTGGCCCTGCTGGTGGCTATACACAGGGTGGTGGTCACTCCGCCCTGAGCACATCTTTCGGTCTCTCCGCCGATAACACCCTCGAGTGGGAGGTCGTCACCGCCTCTGGCCAGCTCCTCACCGCGTCCCGTACCAGAAACTCGGACCTCTACTGGGCTCTCTCCGGTGGTGGCCCTGGCAACTACGGCGTCGTCGTCAGCGTCACCCTCAAGACCTTCCCCGACAGCTACGTCGGCGGTGCCACcgtctccttcttcgccgccaacaaccccaccgaGACCTTCTATAAGGGCATCGACGCCTTCCACGCCGCCCTCCCCGCCATGGTCGACGCCGGCACCATGGTGGTCTACTACTTCACCTCCAACTTCTTCATGATCGCCCCCGTCACCGCCTACAACAAGACCGCCGCCCAGGTCGAGGCCATCATggcccccttcctcgccaacctcacctccctcggcgtCAACTTCAACGCGGCCTACTCCCAGTCGGTCAACTACTACGACCACTACGACCAATACTTtggccccctccccatcggCGCCATTCAGATCGGCATCGCCCAGTACGGCGGCCGCCTCATCCCCCGCGACACCTTCACCAAGACCCCCACCAAGCTCTCCCAGACCTCGCGCTACATCGCCGAGAAGGGTGTCACCTTCATCGGCGTCGGCACCGACGTCTCCTCCTTTGGCCGCAACTCGGCCAACGCCGTCCTCCCCGCCTGGAGAAAGACGCTTGTTCACGCCACTCTGACCACCGATTGGAGCTTTGACCCTGCCAAGTGGAACGACATGATTGCCAACCAGAAGCTCATGACCGAGGACATCATGCCCGCGATTGAGAGCATCACTCCCAACTCGGGCGCGTACATGAACGAGGCCGACTTCCAGCAACCGAGGTTCCAGAGGGAGTTCTTTGGGACTAATTACGCGAGGTTGATGGCCATCAAGCTGAGGTATGACCCCGAGGGGTTCTTTTACGCGAGGAACGCGGTGGGGAGTGAGAGGTGGAAGGTGAATGAGCAGACGGATGGGAGGATGTGCAAGGCTAGTatttggtggtga